From Microbacterium invictum, the proteins below share one genomic window:
- a CDS encoding metallophosphoesterase, whose product MALTAQESVDTFDLDDREAIVAGDWHGNLAWVGRAIPAAARTGVRTLLHLGDFGFWPGGSADLLATVDHCVAKSWERTVTSGIERVLVTPGNHEDWASLDSLFAAHPGRAVRVSESVWVLPRGFRFAAGGRSFLSFGGAASIDYAYRVALRSWWPSEMPSLDDIRTAVVGGATDVLLTHDAGLSVTPQIAAVLTGPSQWVASERQYSGMGRTLIDYVLTATNPLLQLHGHHHLRDTGVFEREGMPPLRVEALGMDGQDGNVTLLNLDDLSVTDLEVSR is encoded by the coding sequence GTGGCACTGACCGCGCAAGAGTCCGTCGACACGTTTGACCTCGATGACAGAGAGGCCATTGTTGCCGGCGATTGGCACGGGAACCTGGCATGGGTTGGTCGAGCGATCCCTGCCGCGGCGAGGACGGGGGTGCGGACGTTGTTGCACCTCGGCGATTTCGGCTTCTGGCCGGGTGGGAGCGCGGACCTGCTCGCAACCGTGGATCACTGTGTCGCGAAGTCGTGGGAGCGGACCGTGACCTCGGGCATCGAACGCGTTCTTGTAACCCCCGGTAATCATGAAGATTGGGCGAGCCTGGACAGCCTGTTCGCGGCGCATCCTGGGCGCGCGGTACGAGTGAGTGAAAGCGTGTGGGTGTTGCCGCGGGGGTTTCGCTTCGCGGCCGGAGGTCGGTCGTTCTTGAGTTTCGGGGGCGCGGCGAGTATCGACTACGCGTATCGCGTCGCGCTTCGCTCGTGGTGGCCGTCGGAGATGCCGTCACTGGATGACATTAGGACCGCGGTAGTGGGTGGGGCGACCGACGTGCTGCTGACCCATGATGCTGGGCTGAGTGTGACGCCGCAGATCGCCGCCGTCCTGACCGGGCCGAGCCAGTGGGTAGCCTCAGAGCGGCAGTACTCGGGGATGGGGCGAACACTTATCGACTACGTGTTGACAGCCACCAACCCGCTGTTGCAGCTGCATGGGCATCATCACCTCCGCGACACCGGTGTGTTCGAGCGGGAGGGAATGCCGCCGTTGCGGGTCGAGGCGCTCGGCATGGACGGCCAGGACGGGAACGTCACCCTGCTCAATCTCGACGACTTGTCGGTGACAGACCTGGAGGTGTCCCGGTGA
- a CDS encoding helix-turn-helix domain-containing protein, whose translation MLGAMWNEEKAERLGVVLRRHRTDLGLSQEALAYQAGITKNQLQLIEAGRSTGRKDGVGPSNPRMATLSGLAGVLGISVADLMLDAEI comes from the coding sequence ATGCTGGGAGCGATGTGGAACGAAGAGAAGGCGGAGCGGCTCGGAGTCGTCCTCCGGCGCCATCGCACGGACCTCGGGCTTTCACAGGAAGCTCTTGCTTACCAAGCCGGCATTACGAAGAACCAGCTCCAACTGATTGAGGCTGGCCGTTCCACAGGGCGTAAGGACGGGGTCGGACCTTCCAATCCGCGCATGGCAACACTGTCGGGGCTCGCGGGAGTCCTCGGGATTTCGGTTGCTGACCTCATGTTGGATGCTGAGATTTGA
- a CDS encoding acyl-CoA dehydrogenase family protein, whose translation MERDIYDEDHEAFRDVVKEFVKRYATVEAIERWDAEGEIDRATMLAAGESGLIGLSVPEEFGGAGMLQDYRFRTIVNEEVIGAGAGSLAGAFGIQDDLAVPYLVHMGTQEQKEKWLPRMATGEVLGALAMTEPGAGSDLRGIKTTAKKTDGGYIVNGAKTFISSGKTADIVVTFVKTGEGNRPDAFSLLIIENGMEGFDHGKKLHKMGSHGHDTAELSFTDVFVPEENLISGTEGQGFIQLMMNLPLERLSIGIAAASASQAALAWTLEYTKSREAFGERIADFQNTRFTLADIATTVDVMWAYLDKALLAYKDSKLTAEAAAAVKFWATEREWEILDAAVQLHGGYGYITEYPIARAFLDARVHRIYGGTNEIMRDIVSRALVGKK comes from the coding sequence ATGGAACGCGACATCTACGACGAGGACCACGAGGCATTCCGCGACGTCGTCAAGGAGTTCGTCAAGCGCTACGCCACGGTCGAGGCGATCGAGCGGTGGGACGCCGAGGGCGAGATCGACCGCGCCACCATGCTCGCCGCGGGCGAATCGGGCCTGATCGGACTGTCGGTCCCCGAGGAGTTCGGCGGTGCCGGCATGCTCCAGGACTACCGCTTCCGCACGATCGTGAACGAAGAGGTCATCGGCGCCGGCGCCGGGTCGCTCGCGGGCGCGTTCGGCATCCAGGACGACCTGGCCGTGCCCTACCTCGTGCACATGGGCACGCAGGAGCAGAAGGAGAAGTGGCTGCCCCGCATGGCGACCGGCGAGGTCCTCGGCGCCCTCGCGATGACCGAACCCGGCGCCGGCAGTGACCTGCGCGGTATCAAGACCACCGCCAAGAAGACCGACGGCGGTTACATCGTCAACGGCGCGAAGACGTTCATCTCGTCGGGCAAGACCGCCGACATCGTCGTCACGTTCGTCAAGACCGGCGAGGGCAACCGCCCCGACGCCTTCAGCCTGCTGATCATCGAGAACGGCATGGAGGGCTTCGACCACGGCAAGAAGCTCCACAAGATGGGCTCACACGGTCACGACACCGCCGAGCTGTCGTTCACCGACGTGTTCGTCCCCGAAGAGAACCTCATCAGCGGCACCGAGGGTCAGGGCTTCATCCAGCTCATGATGAACCTGCCGTTGGAGCGCCTCTCCATCGGCATCGCCGCGGCGTCGGCATCGCAGGCCGCGCTGGCCTGGACGCTCGAGTACACGAAGAGCCGCGAGGCCTTCGGCGAGCGCATCGCCGACTTCCAGAACACCCGCTTCACGCTGGCCGACATCGCGACCACCGTCGACGTCATGTGGGCCTACCTCGACAAGGCGCTGCTGGCCTATAAGGACAGCAAGCTCACCGCCGAGGCGGCTGCGGCCGTCAAGTTCTGGGCCACCGAACGCGAGTGGGAGATCCTCGACGCGGCCGTCCAGCTGCACGGCGGCTACGGCTACATCACCGAGTACCCCATCGCCCGCGCGTTCCTCGACGCCCGCGTGCACCGCATCTACGGCGGCACGAACGAGATCATGCGCGACATCGTCAGCCGCGCCCTCGTCGGCAAGAAGTAA
- a CDS encoding D-alanyl-D-alanine carboxypeptidase family protein, giving the protein MTEPDPPQAHDVAQAALPADGTVARHARGSSRRLVWVGIAVAAALVLGGSAAVTAALTAPVDEVRAVNDRSPAVDPPPIASIPDPEPHSPEPAVETPSPCDDPAVVAALDEGTDAGVIAAAGGGEAFRAAIATGAAHCIDLSAADRIWVVVNKRHPLDPIDYWPIPQAQAAGVQRTSGGHMRADVAAALEDLASAAVTDGPGAIGVNSGFRSYDFQVSTYSGYVSSLGQVAADRTSARPGHSEHQTGLAVDVVACSGGCGGIEGFGRTAQADWVAANAWRFGFVVRYEDGQADVTGYDAEPWHLRYIGIDLAAVYHEGGYRSLEDFFGLEPAPDYRR; this is encoded by the coding sequence GTGACGGAACCCGATCCGCCTCAGGCGCATGATGTCGCGCAGGCCGCGTTGCCTGCGGACGGCACCGTCGCGCGCCACGCCCGCGGGTCTTCGCGTCGGCTGGTCTGGGTCGGCATCGCCGTGGCTGCGGCACTCGTCCTGGGCGGCAGTGCCGCGGTGACGGCGGCACTCACGGCTCCTGTCGACGAGGTGAGAGCAGTTAACGACCGCAGCCCGGCGGTCGATCCGCCACCGATCGCCTCGATTCCCGATCCCGAACCGCACAGCCCCGAGCCGGCCGTCGAAACCCCGAGCCCGTGCGACGACCCGGCAGTGGTGGCCGCCCTCGATGAGGGGACGGATGCCGGGGTGATCGCAGCCGCCGGTGGCGGTGAGGCCTTCCGTGCCGCGATCGCCACCGGCGCGGCGCACTGTATCGACCTCTCCGCCGCGGACCGGATCTGGGTGGTCGTGAACAAGCGGCATCCACTCGACCCGATCGACTACTGGCCCATCCCGCAAGCGCAGGCCGCCGGCGTCCAGCGCACCAGCGGCGGGCACATGCGCGCCGATGTCGCCGCGGCGCTCGAAGATCTGGCGAGCGCTGCGGTGACCGATGGGCCCGGTGCCATCGGCGTGAACAGCGGCTTCCGGTCGTACGACTTCCAGGTCTCGACCTACAGCGGCTACGTCTCGTCGCTCGGTCAGGTAGCGGCCGACCGCACGAGCGCGAGGCCGGGGCACAGCGAGCATCAGACAGGTCTCGCCGTCGACGTCGTGGCCTGCAGCGGCGGATGCGGAGGCATCGAAGGCTTCGGACGCACCGCGCAGGCGGACTGGGTCGCGGCGAACGCGTGGCGCTTCGGGTTCGTCGTCCGATACGAGGACGGGCAGGCGGACGTGACCGGCTACGACGCCGAGCCGTGGCATCTGCGCTACATCGGAATCGACCTCGCGGCCGTATACCACGAGGGCGGATACCGTTCGCTCGAGGACTTCTTCGGCCTGGAGCCGGCGCCAGATTACCGCCGCTGA
- a CDS encoding Rv2578c family radical SAM protein: protein MRWQGQTVGEQDVDALPGLESTGGLVRSVTTPEFQGMTFHEVLAKSALNHVPGSSAMPFDWTVNPYRGCSHACVYCFARKTHEYLDLDAGADFDSQIVVKVNVGEVLRRELARPSWRREPVALGTNTDPYQRAEGRYRLMPEIIDALASQGTPFSILTKGTLLRRDLPLLMDAATSVPVRLAMSIAVPDETLRHLLEPGAPSFSARLETVRAATAAGFSVTVFLMPIVPHLTDSPEALDDALARIAAAGGRRVVFGAMHLRPGAKQWFWQWLERERPDLVPVYRGLYPGASVSAPEGYRTMLAARVRPLLRRHRLGGGVEEDAETRPSRPGPVMRTTPSKATAPTLF, encoded by the coding sequence ATGCGATGGCAGGGTCAGACGGTCGGCGAGCAAGACGTCGACGCCCTGCCCGGGCTCGAATCGACGGGGGGCCTCGTCCGCAGCGTGACGACCCCCGAGTTCCAGGGCATGACCTTCCACGAGGTGCTCGCGAAGTCCGCACTCAACCACGTGCCGGGCAGTTCCGCGATGCCGTTCGACTGGACCGTCAACCCCTACCGGGGCTGCAGTCATGCGTGCGTATATTGCTTCGCCCGCAAGACGCACGAGTATCTCGACCTCGACGCAGGGGCGGACTTCGACAGCCAGATCGTCGTGAAGGTCAACGTCGGCGAGGTCCTGCGGCGCGAGCTGGCGCGCCCGTCCTGGCGGCGTGAGCCGGTCGCGCTGGGCACGAACACCGATCCCTATCAGCGCGCCGAAGGTCGGTACCGCCTCATGCCCGAGATCATCGACGCCCTGGCCTCTCAGGGCACGCCGTTCTCGATCCTCACGAAAGGGACGCTGCTGCGACGCGACCTGCCGTTGCTGATGGATGCCGCGACCTCAGTCCCGGTACGCCTGGCGATGTCGATCGCGGTGCCCGACGAGACCCTCCGTCACCTGCTCGAACCGGGGGCGCCGTCGTTCTCGGCCCGGCTCGAGACCGTCCGCGCCGCGACGGCCGCCGGGTTCTCGGTGACGGTGTTCCTCATGCCGATCGTGCCGCATCTGACCGACTCGCCAGAAGCACTCGACGACGCTCTCGCGCGCATCGCGGCCGCCGGCGGTCGCAGGGTCGTGTTCGGGGCGATGCACCTTCGCCCCGGCGCGAAGCAGTGGTTCTGGCAGTGGCTCGAACGGGAGCGACCCGACCTCGTTCCGGTCTACCGCGGCCTCTATCCCGGGGCTTCGGTGAGCGCGCCGGAGGGGTACCGCACGATGCTCGCCGCCCGGGTGCGGCCGCTTCTGCGACGGCACCGGCTCGGCGGAGGAGTCGAAGAGGATGCCGAGACGCGGCCGAGTCGCCCCGGGCCGGTCATGCGAACCACTCCGAGCAAGGCGACGGCGCCGACGCTCTTCTGA
- a CDS encoding DEAD/DEAH box helicase: MPKNKKPAGGRAQNFEPRYGKKTPYQDAKRRPGQASAGKPGSKSPGHRGYRAADEATPHAEKKQRWSAQEKAGRDEARGIRSHARTDRPARSYDDRPARSYSDRPTRSFDDRPRRSSDDRPARSFDDRPRGERQPRDDRRTFGDARPSYRADRPRTNDRPARSFDDRPRRDDRPARSYDDRPRTNDRPARSFDDRPRRDDRPARSNSDRPARSYDDRPRRDDRPARTYNDRPVRSNDRPARSYDDRPRRSFDDRPRRDDRPVRSFDDRPARSNNDRPARSFDDRPRREHGDRDRRPARAAGAVVAGGAYAGNRSDWNADAKAKAHQDHVDVVHEKLQAEAVQAEEVAGVTFSSLGLGDNIVRVLADLGAPSPFPIQAATIGPILEGKDVLARGRTGSGKTIAFGAPLVESILRSQAGTRREFGRKPRALVLAPTRELALQIDRTIQPIARSVGLFTTQIYGGVPQARQVGALKKGVDIIIGTPGRIEDLQEQGKLDLSEVSIVVLDEADHMSELGFLEPMQRILRLVEDGAQKLLFSATLDREVAALVDEFLVDPAVYEVAGEDQDSGTINHRVLVIDHRDKAEILTSLVDRPGKTLVFARTRAYAEMLAEQFDDAGIHAVALHGDLNQAKRTRNLERLTSGRVGVLVATDVAARGIHVDDIDLVIQADAPDEYKTYLHRSGRTGRAGRSGTVVTLITRQRRRRMTEMLDRAEIDAPFEDARIGDDVLEELSGRQLADVDA; the protein is encoded by the coding sequence ATGCCCAAGAACAAGAAGCCCGCCGGCGGTCGCGCTCAGAACTTCGAGCCGCGCTACGGCAAGAAGACCCCGTACCAGGACGCGAAGCGCCGCCCGGGCCAGGCCTCGGCCGGAAAGCCCGGAAGCAAGAGCCCTGGCCACCGCGGATATCGCGCGGCTGACGAAGCCACGCCGCACGCGGAGAAGAAGCAGCGCTGGAGCGCGCAGGAGAAGGCGGGCCGCGACGAGGCCCGCGGCATTCGCAGCCACGCTCGTACCGACCGTCCGGCGCGTTCGTACGACGACCGCCCTGCTCGGTCCTACAGCGACCGCCCTACCCGCTCGTTCGACGACCGTCCGCGCCGGTCCTCCGACGACCGTCCCGCACGCTCGTTCGACGACCGTCCCCGTGGCGAGCGCCAGCCCCGCGACGACCGCCGCACCTTCGGCGATGCACGTCCCTCGTACCGGGCCGACCGTCCCCGGACGAACGACCGTCCGGCGCGCTCGTTCGACGATCGTCCGCGCCGCGATGACCGTCCAGCGCGCTCGTACGATGACCGTCCCCGTACCAATGACCGTCCGGCGCGCTCGTTCGACGATCGCCCGCGCCGGGATGACCGACCGGCTCGTTCGAACAGCGACCGCCCGGCCCGCTCGTACGATGACCGTCCCCGCCGGGATGACCGACCGGCACGTACGTACAATGACCGTCCGGTCCGTTCCAACGATCGTCCGGCTCGCTCGTACGACGACCGTCCCCGTCGCTCGTTCGATGACCGTCCCCGTCGGGACGATCGTCCGGTTCGCTCGTTCGATGACCGTCCGGCTCGTTCGAACAACGATCGTCCGGCACGCTCGTTCGACGACCGGCCGCGCCGGGAGCACGGCGACCGCGACCGTCGCCCTGCTCGCGCCGCCGGAGCGGTCGTTGCGGGCGGCGCGTACGCCGGCAACCGCTCCGACTGGAACGCCGACGCGAAAGCCAAGGCGCACCAGGATCACGTCGACGTCGTGCACGAGAAGCTGCAGGCCGAAGCCGTGCAGGCTGAAGAGGTCGCCGGTGTGACGTTCTCCAGCCTCGGGCTCGGCGACAACATCGTGCGTGTGCTCGCCGATCTCGGCGCACCATCGCCGTTCCCCATCCAGGCCGCCACGATCGGGCCGATCCTCGAGGGCAAGGACGTTCTGGCACGCGGCCGTACCGGCTCGGGCAAGACCATCGCCTTCGGCGCTCCGCTGGTCGAGTCGATCCTCCGCAGCCAGGCCGGCACGCGGCGTGAGTTCGGCCGCAAGCCGCGCGCGCTCGTGCTCGCGCCCACCCGTGAGCTCGCCCTTCAGATCGACCGGACGATCCAGCCGATCGCGCGCAGCGTCGGCCTGTTCACCACGCAGATCTACGGTGGTGTTCCTCAGGCACGCCAGGTCGGCGCACTCAAGAAGGGCGTCGACATCATCATCGGCACCCCGGGACGCATCGAAGACCTGCAGGAGCAGGGCAAGCTCGACCTCTCCGAGGTCAGCATCGTCGTTCTCGACGAGGCCGACCACATGAGCGAGCTGGGCTTCCTCGAGCCGATGCAGCGCATCCTCCGCCTCGTCGAAGACGGCGCGCAGAAGCTGCTCTTCTCCGCGACTCTCGACCGTGAGGTCGCGGCGCTGGTCGACGAATTCCTCGTCGACCCGGCGGTCTACGAGGTCGCCGGCGAAGACCAGGACTCGGGCACCATCAACCACCGCGTGCTCGTCATCGACCACCGTGACAAGGCCGAGATCCTCACATCGCTCGTCGATCGTCCCGGCAAGACCCTCGTGTTCGCGCGCACCCGCGCGTACGCGGAGATGCTCGCCGAGCAGTTCGACGACGCCGGCATCCACGCGGTCGCCCTGCACGGCGACCTGAATCAGGCCAAGCGCACCCGCAACCTGGAGCGACTGACGTCGGGCCGCGTGGGCGTACTGGTGGCGACCGATGTCGCCGCCCGCGGCATCCATGTCGATGACATCGATCTGGTGATCCAGGCGGATGCGCCCGATGAATACAAGACCTACCTGCACCGGTCGGGCCGCACCGGCCGCGCGGGTCGCTCGGGCACGGTCGTGACGCTCATCACCCGTCAGCGTCGCCGGCGCATGACCGAGATGCTCGACCGCGCCGAGATCGACGCGCCGTTCGAGGACGCCCGCATCGGCGACGACGTGCTCGAAGAGCTCTCGGGCCGTCAGCTGGCCGACGTCGACGCGTAA